A genomic window from Flavobacterium sp. I3-2 includes:
- a CDS encoding T9SS type A sorting domain-containing protein → MKRIIFFMSFVFFTWTNYSQKVLWEKTIGGKYSEYLFDMTPTPDNGFILAGSSLSNKSGNKTKDGNGNLDYFIWKMDKDGEEEWQLSFGGSGVDILKSIISTNDGGYMLGGYSNSNISADKTDSLRGLNDIWLVKLNAKGGVDWQKTIGGIGDDKLVQIKQIKGGGYIVVANSNSTISGEKHDKNLGGLDYWVLKLDKSGNIIWQKTFGGIYNDEVKSVLLTRDNEIIIGGSSNSPIGEFKHFDTNGGFDFWILKLDSEGNLKKQKVFGGKSDDFLTDIIESENGFIIAGTSSSNGGGNKSVNSEKHNDFWVIKTDFDFENDEQFSYDFKGDDYLTSIIYDSNSNEILLGGFQIDEKTSKKSYISLIANDKGENIWNKKFSTEGSDLLRKVAHTRDGGYIFAGNSDGKVSGDKKVSQGLHDYWVVKLKRERNESETKFEIKLEAFPNPTEQYSNIVINHEYEEGTLSIVDLAGRVLYTESIYYDMVPIDLGNYPQGIYVIHVKTDVFNGSIKIIKK, encoded by the coding sequence TACCTTTTTGATATGACTCCAACTCCTGACAACGGTTTTATTCTTGCTGGGAGCTCACTTTCAAACAAATCTGGTAACAAAACAAAGGATGGAAATGGAAATCTTGATTATTTCATTTGGAAGATGGACAAAGATGGTGAAGAAGAATGGCAGCTATCCTTTGGTGGATCGGGCGTTGATATTTTAAAAAGTATTATTTCGACCAATGATGGTGGTTATATGCTAGGTGGTTATTCAAATTCAAATATTTCTGCAGATAAAACAGATTCGCTTCGCGGACTAAATGATATTTGGCTTGTAAAACTTAATGCTAAAGGTGGTGTTGATTGGCAAAAAACTATTGGTGGTATTGGAGATGACAAGCTTGTCCAAATCAAACAAATCAAAGGTGGTGGATATATAGTTGTTGCAAATTCTAACTCTACAATCTCTGGAGAAAAACATGATAAAAATTTAGGAGGTTTAGATTATTGGGTATTAAAGCTTGATAAATCTGGTAATATTATTTGGCAAAAAACTTTTGGCGGAATCTATAACGATGAAGTAAAATCTGTTTTGTTGACCAGAGATAATGAAATAATTATTGGAGGAAGTTCCAATTCTCCAATCGGAGAATTTAAACATTTTGATACCAATGGTGGATTTGATTTTTGGATTTTAAAATTGGATTCTGAAGGAAATTTAAAAAAACAAAAAGTATTTGGTGGCAAATCAGATGACTTTCTTACTGATATAATTGAATCCGAAAATGGTTTTATAATTGCTGGAACAAGCTCTTCAAACGGTGGAGGAAACAAATCTGTAAACTCTGAAAAACATAATGATTTTTGGGTCATCAAAACAGATTTTGACTTTGAAAATGATGAGCAGTTTTCTTATGATTTTAAAGGAGATGATTATTTGACTAGCATAATTTATGATTCAAATTCAAACGAAATTTTACTTGGTGGATTTCAGATTGATGAGAAAACATCTAAAAAAAGTTATATTTCTTTGATTGCGAATGATAAAGGTGAAAATATTTGGAATAAAAAGTTTTCTACAGAAGGAAGTGACCTATTAAGAAAAGTTGCTCACACTCGTGATGGCGGGTATATATTTGCGGGTAATTCAGATGGAAAAGTATCAGGAGATAAAAAAGTTTCACAAGGGTTACATGATTATTGGGTTGTAAAATTAAAACGCGAGCGAAATGAATCTGAAACTAAATTTGAAATTAAACTTGAAGCATTTCCTAACCCAACCGAGCAATATTCAAACATTGTTATCAATCATGAATATGAGGAAGGTACGCTTAGTATTGTTGATTTAGCAGGACGTGTTCTTTATACCGAATCTATTTACTACGATATGGTACCTATTGATTTAGGAAATTACCCTCAAGGTATTTATGTAATCCATGTTAAAACAGACGTTTTCAACGGTTCTATTAAAATAATAAAAAAATAA
- a CDS encoding DUF6443 domain-containing protein, which translates to MSIIIKIYKMRMFFLLFSLCIFPVICFGQSTNQNYIKRTIYRGENSTNPQIQIVYYDGLGRSIQNILNGQASDGNDIITHIEYNPNGLQVKEFLPYVRPQSLDYDYNADENSYAYYNNAQFEDTTNPYVENSLEKSPMKRVLKTAHPGNEWKMGNDREIKYDYKIQTDADKVVWFSSGKELLATNVYKGGLDRIGYYHTGMLKKNIVKNENWKSTQTNKLDNTTEIFTDDNGYKVLERKYWGNEKHDTYYVYDINGNLTYVIPPIVSTATVISDHDLNFYCYQYKYDVKNRLVQKKLPAIDWEYYVYDKKDRVVLHQNGKQKGKEWNFIKYDIFDRVLYSGIFTNSSSHLVMQNAINSMNANPGNTEKRSSTSFNNNGIEIFYTKNAFPTGSLKVLKVNYYDDYTNLGADNFENYEGHVLLTGSDKRLKGLLTASFVNVLNTADWDKNYYYYDNKYLNLIQNVNKNILGGYTIVKNDIDFSKKIIKKETFHKRLLTDNEIYVVENFDYTDQDMLSEYSHKINNQDAQYTTFEYDPLLKLVKKNILGTQTAVPLQAIVPLQVIQYDYNVRNQLTGINKDSETSFFSLQLNYQKIENIQFAVPMFDGKISSVFWRTANDNIKKGEIYHYDNLSRLTNSDHLIFNYAQEFYARVEAFSEKRSYDKNGNITKLTRKGELLDLQDNKIDELTYTYNGNQLLRVSDSTGNDSGFKDGNNDTEDDYDYDNLGNLIQDLNKDINLIKYNHLNLPIEIDFASGKILYTYDANGNKIRKVVQPLNGSVQTTEYINGFQYLNNQLQFFGYSGGYLKPVLNDQNEVSFLYVYQYKDHLGNVRLSYADVNGNGQIEPADEILEENNYYPSGLRHEGYNQISNSNRSEAAEKYKFGGKEYQDDFGLNWLDFHARNYDPAIGRWVNIDPLADLTLDPYSYAYNNPINLIDPSGMGPEKLRITGGQSAEALAELQKNLGDNVTLHIDLNGDVSYTQNNEGPLSADMTEILNIIDDTTIQVNLTAENTFTTDDNALYIGGAFMGNSLNQDVLLGDTVTAEQLINPAVLSAMSTDYNNPGRDVLHELSEAYEGGILSKSNQASSPRAGQEGSVYESAHRNAIPQSGRVSEFIYDEHGNILQRGDGKSLPPTATRLQYRTDNDTTILDIE; encoded by the coding sequence ATGAGTATAATTATAAAAATTTATAAAATGAGAATGTTTTTTTTATTATTTTCTTTATGTATATTCCCTGTGATTTGTTTTGGTCAAAGTACAAATCAGAACTATATAAAGAGGACGATTTATAGAGGAGAAAATTCCACAAATCCTCAAATTCAAATAGTATATTACGATGGATTAGGACGAAGTATACAAAATATTTTAAACGGGCAAGCTAGTGATGGTAATGATATAATTACACATATTGAGTATAATCCAAATGGTCTTCAAGTTAAAGAATTTCTTCCGTATGTACGTCCACAATCGCTTGATTATGATTATAACGCAGATGAAAATTCATATGCTTATTACAATAACGCACAGTTTGAAGACACAACAAATCCTTACGTAGAAAATAGTCTCGAAAAATCTCCAATGAAACGGGTTTTAAAAACTGCTCATCCGGGAAATGAATGGAAAATGGGTAATGATAGAGAGATTAAATATGACTATAAAATTCAAACTGATGCTGATAAGGTGGTTTGGTTTTCCTCAGGTAAAGAGTTACTTGCTACAAATGTATATAAGGGGGGACTTGACAGAATAGGTTATTATCATACAGGTATGTTGAAAAAAAATATTGTAAAAAATGAAAATTGGAAATCAACACAAACTAATAAATTAGATAATACAACTGAAATTTTTACTGATGATAATGGATATAAAGTTTTGGAAAGAAAATATTGGGGTAATGAAAAGCATGATACCTATTATGTTTATGATATTAATGGTAATTTAACATATGTGATACCTCCTATAGTTTCAACTGCTACAGTTATAAGTGATCATGATCTTAATTTTTATTGTTATCAATATAAGTATGACGTTAAGAATAGATTAGTACAAAAAAAGTTGCCTGCTATTGACTGGGAATATTATGTTTATGATAAAAAAGATCGTGTAGTATTACATCAAAATGGTAAACAAAAAGGTAAGGAATGGAATTTTATAAAATATGATATTTTCGACAGGGTGCTATATTCAGGTATATTTACAAATTCATCTTCTCATTTGGTTATGCAAAATGCAATAAATTCAATGAATGCTAATCCTGGAAATACCGAAAAGAGATCGTCAACATCTTTTAATAACAACGGAATAGAAATTTTTTATACAAAAAATGCTTTTCCAACTGGAAGTTTGAAAGTTCTTAAAGTTAATTATTACGATGACTATACAAATTTGGGAGCGGATAATTTTGAGAATTATGAGGGACATGTTTTATTGACTGGATCAGATAAAAGATTAAAGGGTTTGTTAACGGCTAGTTTTGTAAATGTCTTAAATACTGCTGATTGGGATAAAAATTATTATTATTATGATAATAAATATTTGAATTTAATACAAAATGTAAATAAGAATATTTTGGGTGGTTATACTATTGTTAAAAATGATATTGACTTTTCGAAAAAAATTATAAAAAAAGAAACTTTTCATAAAAGATTATTAACAGATAATGAAATTTATGTTGTTGAAAATTTTGATTATACTGATCAGGATATGTTATCTGAATATTCTCATAAGATTAATAACCAAGATGCGCAATATACCACGTTTGAATATGATCCTTTGTTGAAGTTAGTTAAAAAGAATATCTTGGGAACTCAAACAGCAGTCCCTTTACAAGCAATAGTTCCTTTACAGGTAATTCAATATGATTATAATGTAAGAAATCAGCTCACAGGTATCAATAAAGATAGCGAGACTTCATTTTTTTCTTTACAATTAAATTATCAAAAAATTGAAAACATTCAGTTTGCAGTACCAATGTTCGATGGTAAAATTAGCAGTGTTTTCTGGCGTACAGCAAATGATAATATCAAAAAGGGAGAGATTTATCATTATGATAATTTAAGTAGATTAACAAATTCAGATCATTTAATCTTTAATTATGCTCAAGAGTTTTATGCTCGGGTAGAAGCATTTTCTGAAAAAAGATCTTACGATAAAAATGGTAATATCACTAAATTAACTAGAAAAGGTGAGTTGTTAGATTTACAAGATAATAAAATTGATGAACTTACATATACTTATAATGGAAATCAATTACTGAGAGTATCTGATAGTACAGGTAATGATTCCGGATTTAAAGATGGTAATAATGATACAGAAGATGATTATGATTACGATAATCTAGGGAATCTAATACAAGATTTAAATAAAGATATCAATTTGATTAAATATAATCATTTAAATTTACCAATAGAGATTGATTTTGCTAGCGGTAAAATTTTATATACATATGATGCGAATGGCAATAAAATTAGAAAAGTAGTCCAGCCTTTAAATGGTAGTGTACAAACTACTGAGTATATAAATGGTTTTCAGTATTTAAACAATCAATTACAATTTTTCGGTTATTCTGGAGGCTATTTGAAGCCTGTTTTAAACGATCAAAATGAAGTTTCATTTCTATATGTTTATCAATATAAAGATCATTTAGGAAATGTTCGTCTTAGTTATGCCGATGTTAATGGTAATGGACAAATTGAGCCAGCGGATGAGATATTAGAAGAAAATAATTATTATCCTTCAGGTTTAAGACACGAAGGATACAATCAAATTTCAAATAGTAATAGAAGTGAAGCAGCAGAAAAATATAAATTTGGAGGAAAAGAATACCAAGACGATTTTGGATTAAATTGGTTAGATTTCCATGCTAGAAATTACGACCCAGCCATAGGTAGATGGGTTAATATAGATCCGTTGGCAGACTTAACACTTGATCCGTATTCTTATGCGTACAACAATCCAATCAATTTAATTGATCCTAGTGGAATGGGACCAGAAAAATTGAGAATAACTGGAGGTCAAAGTGCAGAAGCTTTAGCTGAGTTACAAAAAAATTTAGGGGATAATGTTACTTTGCATATAGATTTGAATGGTGACGTATCTTATACTCAAAATAATGAAGGACCTTTATCCGCTGATATGACTGAAATATTAAATATTATTGACGATACTACTATTCAAGTTAATTTAACAGCAGAAAATACATTTACTACAGATGATAATGCATTATATATTGGAGGGGCGTTCATGGGAAATTCTCTTAATCAAGATGTTTTGCTAGGTGATACTGTAACGGCTGAACAACTTATTAATCCTGCTGTATTATCTGCAATGAGTACTGACTATAATAATCCAGGGCGTGATGTTTTACATGAGCTTTCAGAAGCATATGAAGGTGGCATTTTGTCAAAGTCAAATCAGGCTTCATCTCCTCGAGCTGGTCAAGAAGGTAGTGTCTATGAATCGGCTCATCGTAATGCTATCCCACAATCGGGTAGAGTAAGTGAATTTATATATGATGAACATGGTAATATATTACAGCGAGGTGATGGAAAATCGTTGCCACCTACTGCAACAAGATTGCAGTATAGAACGGATAATGATACAACAATTTTAGATATTGAATAA
- a CDS encoding RHS repeat domain-containing protein, giving the protein MRKHLIKSLISINFLCFWGNIIKAQDYGYDSRNYINKFSISTPDVSNFEKYSISEVNKYVGAPQINIPIYTIKSGGIEYPISLSYDTRGVKVDQIASNVGLGWNLTKTIISRIINEHNDFNNLGAKVYETSYVYESEEKQHDFKALLEGSVFAGYFLTKKNQSIKMGSSDMLNVDFLPDTYRVYSPNFKTSFFFENTDNPIELEPQGTLIKGTVGKKKFRSYIKGFYQNAPEFYNFPTQDFFSFSIIDNKGIKYLFNDYDVSVDYTQNALNKYYLPPQVSAWHVSEIEDLNTGKKIYFEYNDYSTNTLALDNIDLRRNATRKSYKYTKAAPVTSGSQNCYYYSVDDTNGRYTLDETEHIDVSLKAVKKIVFDEGYVVFRYNNEDENGMNGRARKDVFGGLFLTKILIYNKNNEVVNYFDLNYSYFQSDYGVGEFNPYPSTEIELRDYRYKRLKLDSVKPMGLPAYEFYYDITHLPPLNSFAIDFLGYANGSLDVENIQTLTSQKLSPKLYYRSNQFEKSLLPFYTSVSGQNTNVIPGYFNREATSKTKGWSLTKVKFPTGGTLDLDYELNTFDVDGNTIAGGGIRVKQQKLNDGFGNIRTVNYFYVNKDDNKTSGTLSSYPFFGHPSKKFFDVYRFQETGNEKNDFDALGNSSTNVTDWILFDKSNMNEDITSGSYVGYSRVLEKEIGSGFTEYLFTSNNNQNYRDELERNLRWNPSQTSLGSNIYTCLSDFLIMNSGIGSRIFTDNSYLRGKLLEQNLYSDTNKLLHKTQIEYQIVTKNLYSFLQPVNQGTHSSGVKHLMSVNKTYKASAFLPKSKNILHYDTSDVSNIFSEMSWFYYNEDNVLRTVLGEQNNRNSKSTKFYYAKNVTSTNSLPGETISSSDLNVINLMKSSNYNNIATPIQVDEIKDDDYLVSRNRVLFKQNGNHIVPSKISNVLTDEGQLTNVATFDKYDNKSNLLEMTKKVDDKTIYIWGYYDQKIVAEIKNFSSYDNIPQNLITDIKNASNSNNEQSIINALNALRNHNSMKDASVTTYTHKPLVGVTSIIGPNGLKTTYEYDEFNRLKLVRDHLGNIISKNEYNYKNL; this is encoded by the coding sequence ATGCGTAAACACTTAATCAAAAGTTTAATTTCTATAAATTTTCTATGTTTTTGGGGTAACATTATTAAAGCTCAAGATTATGGTTATGACAGTAGAAATTACATAAATAAATTTTCAATTTCTACACCTGATGTTTCTAATTTTGAAAAATATTCTATTTCTGAAGTAAATAAATATGTTGGTGCTCCACAAATTAATATTCCAATTTATACAATAAAATCTGGAGGAATAGAATATCCAATCTCCCTAAGTTATGATACAAGAGGTGTAAAAGTTGACCAAATCGCTTCGAATGTTGGTTTAGGGTGGAATTTAACAAAAACTATAATTTCAAGAATTATTAATGAACATAATGATTTTAATAATTTAGGTGCAAAAGTTTATGAGACTAGCTATGTATATGAATCTGAAGAAAAACAACATGATTTTAAAGCTCTACTAGAAGGTTCTGTTTTTGCTGGATATTTTTTGACTAAAAAGAATCAAAGTATAAAAATGGGAAGTAGCGATATGCTTAATGTAGATTTTTTACCAGATACTTACAGAGTTTATTCTCCAAATTTCAAAACGTCATTCTTTTTTGAAAATACTGATAATCCTATTGAATTAGAGCCTCAAGGAACATTAATTAAAGGAACTGTCGGAAAGAAAAAATTTAGATCTTATATTAAAGGATTTTATCAAAATGCCCCTGAGTTTTACAATTTTCCTACACAAGATTTTTTTTCCTTTTCTATAATAGATAATAAAGGAATTAAGTATTTATTTAATGATTATGATGTTAGTGTTGACTATACACAAAATGCATTAAATAAATATTATTTACCACCACAAGTATCTGCTTGGCATGTTTCAGAAATAGAAGATCTAAATACAGGAAAAAAAATATATTTTGAATATAATGATTATTCTACAAATACACTAGCGTTAGATAATATAGACTTAAGAAGAAATGCTACTCGAAAATCTTATAAATATACTAAAGCAGCACCTGTAACTTCAGGATCGCAAAATTGTTATTATTATAGCGTTGATGACACTAATGGTAGATATACGTTAGATGAGACAGAACATATAGATGTTAGTTTAAAAGCTGTTAAAAAAATTGTTTTCGATGAAGGTTATGTTGTATTTAGATACAATAATGAAGATGAAAATGGTATGAATGGTAGAGCCAGAAAAGATGTTTTTGGAGGTTTGTTTTTGACTAAAATTTTAATTTATAATAAAAATAACGAGGTTGTTAATTACTTTGATTTAAACTATTCGTATTTTCAGTCTGATTATGGAGTTGGTGAGTTTAATCCTTATCCAAGCACTGAGATTGAGCTTAGAGATTATAGATACAAAAGACTTAAGTTAGATTCTGTAAAACCGATGGGATTGCCTGCTTATGAATTTTACTATGACATAACCCATTTACCACCGTTAAATTCATTTGCAATTGATTTTTTAGGCTACGCTAATGGTTCTCTTGACGTGGAAAATATACAAACACTTACGAGTCAAAAATTATCTCCAAAATTATATTATCGTTCTAATCAATTTGAAAAATCTTTATTACCCTTTTACACTAGTGTTTCTGGCCAAAATACTAATGTTATTCCTGGGTATTTTAATAGAGAAGCAACTTCAAAAACCAAAGGATGGAGTTTAACTAAAGTTAAATTTCCTACAGGTGGTACTTTAGACCTAGATTACGAATTAAATACTTTTGACGTTGATGGTAATACAATTGCTGGCGGTGGAATTCGAGTTAAACAACAAAAGTTAAATGACGGCTTTGGTAATATTAGAACGGTAAATTATTTTTATGTAAATAAAGATGATAATAAAACTTCAGGAACATTATCGTCATATCCTTTTTTTGGACATCCTTCAAAAAAGTTTTTTGATGTCTATCGTTTTCAAGAAACGGGTAATGAGAAAAATGATTTTGATGCTTTAGGTAACTCAAGCACTAATGTTACAGATTGGATACTTTTCGATAAAAGTAATATGAATGAAGATATAACTTCAGGTTCTTACGTTGGTTATTCTAGAGTTTTAGAAAAAGAAATTGGATCTGGTTTTACAGAATATTTATTTACATCTAATAATAATCAAAACTATAGAGATGAACTTGAAAGAAATTTACGTTGGAACCCTTCACAAACTTCTTTGGGAAGTAATATCTATACTTGTCTTTCTGATTTTCTTATCATGAATAGTGGCATTGGATCTCGTATTTTTACGGACAACTCTTATTTGCGAGGTAAATTATTAGAACAAAATCTGTATAGTGATACTAATAAACTCTTGCATAAAACCCAGATTGAATATCAAATTGTAACTAAAAATTTATATTCTTTTTTACAACCAGTAAATCAAGGTACTCATTCAAGTGGTGTTAAACATCTTATGTCAGTAAATAAAACTTACAAAGCAAGTGCTTTTTTACCAAAATCAAAAAATATATTGCATTATGATACTTCTGATGTCAGCAATATTTTTAGTGAAATGTCATGGTTTTATTATAATGAAGACAATGTTTTAAGAACGGTTCTTGGAGAGCAAAATAATCGTAATTCAAAATCTACTAAATTTTATTATGCTAAGAATGTAACATCGACTAATAGTTTACCTGGAGAGACAATCAGTAGCTCAGATTTGAATGTAATTAATCTTATGAAATCAAGTAATTACAATAACATAGCTACACCAATACAAGTAGATGAAATTAAGGATGATGATTATTTAGTTTCTAGAAACAGAGTGTTGTTTAAACAGAATGGGAATCATATTGTACCTTCTAAAATTTCTAATGTATTAACTGATGAAGGTCAGTTAACCAATGTAGCGACATTTGATAAATATGATAATAAATCGAATTTATTAGAAATGACTAAAAAAGTAGATGATAAAACGATATACATTTGGGGATATTATGATCAAAAAATTGTTGCAGAAATAAAAAACTTTTCTTCGTACGATAATATTCCTCAAAATCTGATTACAGATATAAAAAATGCATCGAATTCTAATAATGAGCAATCAATTATCAATGCTTTAAATGCATTGAGAAATCATAATTCAATGAAGGATGCATCAGTAACTACATACACTCATAAACCTTTAGTTGGTGTTACAAGTATAATAGGTCCCAATGGTTTAAAAACCACTTACGAATATGATGAATTTAATAGATTAAAATTGGTAAGAGATCATTTAGGAAATATCATAAGTAAAAATGAGTATAATTATAAAAATTTATAA
- a CDS encoding DUF5689 domain-containing protein has protein sequence MKSNILKTALFLVLSTALFTSCASDDYGVPSTDCVDPNIAVTKTVADIKNMATATATQYTADDVIEAVVVSSDKGGNFYKKIYLTSLDGEIGFSLAINQTKLYLDYQPGRKVFIKLKDLYIQMSHSTLAIGDLFNGNVGQLPLTTYKNNLLRSCDVIPEVNLVNEMTLQEALSDANLGKLIKLKDVQFAAAAIGQTYYNKYNVLGGETNHIITNDAAETTKLIFRTSSHAEYALLPVSDKRGTITGILTKFNNDYQFVSRFTSDIYLTEQRDGQIPTDPTDPTDPTDPTAPSQPGENAVALFPGNTFEDFPAFLAGLDIYNGVGLKDYATQGTAGTGYNGGNSLHIETQGVAGNDYVFTSLLSGTIPANATKISFYVKGTSAGKSLSLNIYKQGGSAFHPFNVGDLTSNKLITPAVITGTNTSPQNDYTGTINTNGEWVLVTLDISSLTDLNTTQGTKFFALKIGKTAAYDLYLSNFVIE, from the coding sequence ATGAAATCAAATATTTTAAAAACAGCATTATTCCTAGTACTATCAACAGCTTTATTTACAAGTTGTGCAAGTGACGATTATGGAGTACCTTCAACAGATTGTGTTGACCCAAATATAGCAGTCACAAAAACAGTTGCAGATATTAAAAACATGGCTACTGCAACAGCTACACAATACACAGCAGACGATGTAATCGAAGCTGTTGTAGTTTCAAGTGACAAAGGTGGAAATTTCTATAAGAAAATTTATTTAACTTCATTAGACGGAGAAATCGGTTTTAGTCTAGCTATTAATCAAACAAAATTATACTTGGATTACCAACCAGGTAGAAAAGTATTTATCAAATTAAAAGATTTATACATTCAAATGAGTCATAGTACTTTAGCTATTGGTGATTTATTTAATGGAAATGTTGGGCAATTGCCATTAACAACATATAAAAATAATCTTCTGCGTTCTTGCGATGTAATTCCGGAAGTTAATTTAGTTAACGAAATGACTTTGCAAGAAGCTTTATCTGACGCTAACTTAGGTAAATTAATCAAATTAAAAGACGTACAATTTGCCGCTGCTGCAATTGGTCAAACTTATTATAATAAATACAATGTATTAGGTGGAGAGACAAACCACATCATCACAAATGATGCTGCTGAAACCACAAAATTAATTTTCAGAACGAGTTCACACGCTGAATATGCACTTTTACCTGTTTCAGATAAAAGAGGAACAATTACTGGTATCTTAACTAAATTCAACAACGATTATCAATTTGTTTCTCGTTTCACTTCTGATATTTACTTAACAGAACAAAGAGACGGTCAAATCCCAACTGACCCAACTGACCCAACTGACCCAACTGACCCAACAGCACCTTCTCAGCCTGGTGAAAATGCAGTAGCATTATTCCCTGGAAATACTTTCGAAGATTTCCCTGCGTTCTTAGCTGGATTAGATATTTATAATGGTGTTGGTTTAAAAGATTATGCAACTCAAGGTACTGCTGGTACTGGATACAATGGTGGGAATTCTTTACATATTGAGACGCAAGGAGTAGCAGGAAATGATTATGTTTTCACAAGTTTACTTTCAGGAACAATTCCTGCAAATGCAACTAAGATTTCGTTTTATGTAAAAGGTACTTCAGCTGGTAAATCTTTATCATTGAATATTTACAAACAAGGAGGTTCTGCATTCCATCCCTTCAACGTTGGTGATTTAACTTCTAATAAATTAATAACACCAGCCGTTATTACTGGAACAAATACATCACCGCAAAATGATTATACAGGTACTATTAATACTAATGGAGAGTGGGTTTTAGTAACTTTAGACATTTCAAGTTTAACTGATTTAAATACTACTCAAGGAACAAAATTCTTTGCTTTAAAAATTGGTAAAACAGCTGCTTATGATCTTTACTTAAGTAACTTCGTAATCGAATAA